CAGCGGGCGCGCCAGCCGGCGGGAGACCAGTTCGGCGCCGGCGATGCTGAGCAGCAGCACGACCAGGCTGCCGCCGATCAGGATCAGCAGGCGCGGGGCCACACCGGCGTACAGCTCATCGCTGGTGAGGTAGAGGCACACCGACGCGGGGCCGCTCGCCGTACCGACCCCGACGTCGACCGCGAGACCACCGCTGACGTCGCGGTAGTTGGCGTCCCCAACCTTCGGCGGTCCCTTCTCGTGGTCGCCGTCACCGTCGCCATAGCCGTTCGGGACCTGCTGCGGCGCCGGTACGCCACCCGGCGGCGGACTGCCGAGCGTCGACCCATCGGGCATCCGGACCGAAATCTTGCCCGGCCCATCACTCAGACCATTGATGTACGCGGTGATGTCGGCGGCCGTATGACCCCGGTCGCCGACGTAGTACGCGACACTCTCGGCCCGGTACCGCGCCTTGTCCTTCGACTCGTTGGCCGTCGTCGAGCGCAGCAGGATCACCAGCGGTACGGCGAACGCGAGCACCACCAGCGTGGTCATGCCGACCGAGAGCAGCAGGATCCGGCGGCGCATGGTCAGCCGTCCGCCGACAGTTTGATCCCGACGCCGCGCACGCTGTGTACGAAGCGCGGCTCGGCGGCCGTCTCACCGAGCTTGCGCCGCAGCCAGGACAGATGGACGTCGACCGTACGGTCCCCGCCGCCCCACGGCAGGCCCCACACCTCCGCGAGCAGCTCGCGCTTCGTCACCACCGCGCCGGGGCGTCGCGACAACGCCAGCAGCAGATCGAACTCCTTACGGGACAGATCCACCGCGGCACCGTCCACCGTCACTTCCCGGCTGCGCGGATCGATCCGCAGGCCGCCGATCTCAACGGTCGAATCACCTTGCTGGTCCTGGCCGAGACGGCGCAGTACGGCGCGGATGCGGGCGTCCATCTGGGCGGCACTGAACGGTTTGATCACGTAGTCGTCCGCGCCGGCGTCGAGCAGCCGTACCACGCTGGCATCGTCGTCACGGGCGGTCGCGACGATCACCGGCACGTCACTCACCGCGCGCACCATCGCCAGTACGTCCCGGCCGTCGAGATCCGGCAGGCCGAGGTCGAGCAGCAGCACCTCGGGCCGCTCCCGCGCGACCGCCGCCACCCCGTCGGCGCCCGCGCCCACCGCCGACACGACATGACCGGCCGCCGTCAGGGACTTCCCCAGCGACAAACGGATCGCGTCATCGTCCTCGATCAGCAGCACGCGCGCCATGTACCTGAGGGTAACCGCCGCCACCCCAAGCCACCCTCAAGCGGTTGTTAAGCCCGCTTCCCGGAAACTTTCCGGGAGTAGTCGGCTAGTTGTTTCCGGAAACCGGCTCATCACCGGTGGGTGGCTCGGTTGGGGTGGGCGGGGGTTTCAGGCCGACGGTGCGGAGTTCGAGGGTGGCGAGCTCGGCGATCACCGCGCGGTCGCCCTCGCGCCAGGCGGTCACGGGGTCGGCGGAGATCCGGGCGAGCTTGTGCATCGGCTGATTGGCCATCGCGCGCAAGGCGAAAAGATCAAGATCGGCGGCGTTGTCGATGAACCTCTGGGCCGCGGTCGCCCGGCGTACGAACCGCACTCGGAAGGGCACCCAGAGCAGTACGGCGAAGAGCACCGGCAGGCCGATCGTCACGCCCGCCAGCACGTACGCGAGCTGCTCGACCGCGTGGGCCTGATCCCGCCCGGCCTCGGCCAGTTTCCCAGCCGCGCCCGCGACGCCGTCGATCGGCGACCGCAACTGGTCCCCCACCGCCGGAACCTTCCCGACCGGCTCAGACAGCTGCCGCAGGTTCCCGACGATCCCGTCCCCCGCCTCGGCCGCCTTCCGCCCCGGCGCCCCCAACGCGTTCGTGACCCGGAAAACCACCCGCCCCAACTCCACACAGACCCAAACCCACCCCACCAGCAGCAAGTCCCCCACCACCTGCCCCACCCGCCGCACCCCAACCTCGGAGTAGACCTTCACACCATCAGTCCTTCCAGCCGAACTAGTGCCCCGCGTCGGTGATTGTTTCAGTGATTGCGGTGTCCAGGTGCGTGCATCGTGGTGGCGGAGGGGCAGCCTCGATGCTTTTCCATCGTGGCTGTTCCTCCGCCGCCGCGAGGTGCGTGCCTGGGCGCCGCAAGCACGAAAGAATCACCGACGCGGGGCACTAGCGGGACGGAAGGACTATAGGTTCGAGCGGAGGTTCCAGAGGAGGGGGTAGTAGCGGAGGTCGAGGCGGCTGCGGAGGTAGGTGGCGCCGGAGGAGCCGCCGGTGCCTGGTTTTGTGCCGATCATGCGTTCGACCATGACGACGTGGCGGGCGCGCCAGGCGGCGGCCAGTTCGTCGTGCTGGAGGATGGCTTCGGCCAGCTCCCAGATGGCGGCGTAGTGAGCCCGGTCGCGGGCCACGGTCCGGAGGGCGTGCCGGACGGAGTCCTCGGACCCGGTGTCGAAACCGGCCTTGCTGAGGACCTCCAGGAACGCGTCCCAGAGCGTCGGTTCCTCCAGGCGGCGACGGAGACGGTCCTTCTCCACCTCGGTCAGGCCACGGAACCGGCGTACGAAGGACGGATCCTTCGCGCCGGACAGGAACTCGATCTCGCGGAACTGCACCGACTGGAACCCGGAAGCCGGCGACAACCGGTGCCGGAACTCGCCGAAGTCCTGCGGGGTCATCGTCTCCAGGATGTCGACCTGCTGCGTCAGCGTCCGCTCGATCGTGTGTACCCGCCGGAGCAGATGCTCCGCCAGCCACAACTCACCCGACAGCATGGCGTCGCGGGAGGCGGTCAGCTCGTGCAGCACCTGCTTGAACCACAGCTCGTACACCTGGTGGATGGTGATGAACAGCAGCTCGTCGTGCGCGGGCGGATCGGATTCCAGCCGCTGCTGGTCCAGTAGCTCGGTCAGGCGTAGGTAGCTCCCGTACGTGAGCCGGCCGCCGTCCTCCCCGAAGTGCACGTCGACGCCGCCCCACTGCCCCGTCACCCCATCACCAGTGCTCATGACCGGAGACTAACTGACGGTTCGTGACTGGTCAGTGATTCGTTCGTTGGACCTTGGGTACGCCGAGCTGAGGAGTTGCATGACCGCCACGGTCGAAACGCCGATCGTCCCAGGGC
The genomic region above belongs to Kribbella solani and contains:
- a CDS encoding response regulator transcription factor, with the translated sequence MARVLLIEDDDAIRLSLGKSLTAAGHVVSAVGAGADGVAAVARERPEVLLLDLGLPDLDGRDVLAMVRAVSDVPVIVATARDDDASVVRLLDAGADDYVIKPFSAAQMDARIRAVLRRLGQDQQGDSTVEIGGLRIDPRSREVTVDGAAVDLSRKEFDLLLALSRRPGAVVTKRELLAEVWGLPWGGGDRTVDVHLSWLRRKLGETAAEPRFVHSVRGVGIKLSADG
- a CDS encoding tryptophan 2,3-dioxygenase, producing MSTGDGVTGQWGGVDVHFGEDGGRLTYGSYLRLTELLDQQRLESDPPAHDELLFITIHQVYELWFKQVLHELTASRDAMLSGELWLAEHLLRRVHTIERTLTQQVDILETMTPQDFGEFRHRLSPASGFQSVQFREIEFLSGAKDPSFVRRFRGLTEVEKDRLRRRLEEPTLWDAFLEVLSKAGFDTGSEDSVRHALRTVARDRAHYAAIWELAEAILQHDELAAAWRARHVVMVERMIGTKPGTGGSSGATYLRSRLDLRYYPLLWNLRSNL